The following are from one region of the Escherichia sp. E4742 genome:
- the pstS gene encoding phosphate ABC transporter substrate-binding protein PstS produces the protein MKVMRTTVAIVVAATLSMSAFSVFAEASLTGAGATFPAPVYAKWADTYQKETGNKVNYQGIGSSGGVKQIIANTVDFGASDAPLSDEKLAQEGLFQFPTVIGGVVLAVNIPGLKSGELVLDGKTLGDIYLGKIKKWDDEAIAKLNPGLKLPSQNIAVVRRADGSGTSFVFTSYLAKVNEEWKNNVGTGSTVKWPIGLGGKGNDGIAAFVQRLPGAIGYVEYAYAKQNNLAYTKLISADGKPVAPTEENFANAAKGADWSKTFAQDLTNQKGEDAWPITSTTFILIHKDQKKPEQGTEVLKFFDWAYKTGAKQANDLDYASLPDSVVEQVRAAWKTNIKDSSGKPLY, from the coding sequence ATGAAAGTTATGCGTACCACCGTCGCAATTGTTGTCGCCGCGACCTTATCGATGAGTGCTTTCTCTGTGTTTGCAGAAGCAAGCCTGACAGGTGCAGGTGCAACCTTCCCTGCGCCGGTGTATGCCAAATGGGCTGACACTTACCAGAAAGAAACCGGTAATAAAGTTAACTACCAGGGTATCGGTTCTTCCGGTGGCGTAAAACAGATTATCGCCAATACCGTTGATTTCGGTGCTTCAGACGCGCCGCTGTCTGACGAAAAACTGGCTCAGGAAGGTCTGTTCCAGTTCCCGACCGTGATTGGCGGCGTGGTGCTGGCGGTTAACATTCCGGGGCTGAAGTCTGGCGAACTGGTGCTGGATGGTAAAACGCTCGGCGACATCTACCTGGGCAAAATCAAGAAGTGGGATGACGAAGCCATCGCCAAACTGAATCCGGGGCTGAAACTGCCTTCACAGAACATTGCCGTAGTGCGCCGCGCAGATGGCTCCGGTACTTCCTTCGTCTTCACCAGTTACCTGGCGAAAGTGAACGAAGAGTGGAAAAACAACGTCGGCACTGGCTCTACCGTAAAATGGCCGATCGGTCTGGGTGGTAAAGGTAACGACGGTATTGCTGCGTTCGTTCAGCGTCTGCCGGGGGCAATTGGTTACGTTGAATATGCGTATGCCAAGCAAAATAACCTCGCTTATACCAAACTTATTTCAGCGGACGGTAAACCTGTTGCACCGACCGAAGAAAACTTCGCTAACGCTGCAAAAGGCGCAGACTGGAGCAAAACATTCGCTCAGGATCTGACTAACCAGAAAGGCGAAGATGCGTGGCCTATCACCTCTACCACGTTCATTCTGATCCACAAAGATCAGAAGAAACCAGAACAAGGCACAGAAGTGCTGAAATTCTTCGACTGGGCGTACAAAACCGGGGCTAAACAGGCGAACGACCTGGATTACGCCAGCCTGCCGGATAGCGTAGTTGAACAGGTTCGCGCTGCGTGGAAGACCAATATTAAAGACAGTAGCGGTAAGCCGCTGTACTAA
- the pstC gene encoding phosphate ABC transporter permease PstC, which translates to MAATKPAFNPPGKKGDIIFSVLVKLAALIVLLMLGGIIVSLIISSWPSIQKFGLAFLWTKEWDAPNDIYGALVPIYGTLVTSFIALLIAVPVSFGIALFLTELAPGWLKRPLGIAIELLAAIPSIVYGMWGLFIFAPLFAVYFQEPVGNIMSNIPIVGALFSGPAFGIGILAAGVILAIMIIPYIAAVMRDVFEQTPVMMKESAYGIGCTTWEVIWRIVLPFTKNGVIGGIMLGLGRALGETMAVTFIIGNTYQLDSASLYMPGNSITSALANEFAEAESGLHVAALMELGLILFVITFIVLAASKFMIMRLAKNEGTR; encoded by the coding sequence ATGGCTGCAACCAAGCCTGCTTTTAACCCACCGGGTAAAAAGGGCGACATAATTTTCAGCGTGCTGGTAAAACTGGCGGCGCTGATTGTGCTATTGATGTTGGGTGGCATTATTGTCTCTCTGATCATCTCCTCCTGGCCGAGCATTCAGAAATTTGGTCTGGCTTTCCTGTGGACCAAAGAGTGGGATGCACCGAACGATATCTACGGGGCGCTGGTACCGATCTACGGTACGTTGGTGACTTCGTTTATCGCGCTGCTGATCGCCGTCCCGGTGAGTTTCGGTATCGCCCTGTTCCTGACCGAGCTTGCGCCTGGCTGGCTGAAGCGCCCGCTGGGTATCGCCATTGAGCTGCTGGCAGCCATTCCAAGTATCGTTTACGGCATGTGGGGCCTGTTTATCTTTGCGCCGCTGTTCGCCGTTTACTTCCAGGAGCCGGTCGGCAATATCATGTCGAATATCCCGATTGTCGGCGCGCTGTTCTCTGGCCCGGCATTTGGTATCGGTATCCTCGCGGCAGGCGTGATCCTCGCCATCATGATCATTCCTTACATTGCGGCGGTAATGCGCGATGTGTTCGAGCAAACCCCGGTGATGATGAAAGAGTCAGCCTACGGTATCGGCTGCACCACCTGGGAAGTTATCTGGCGTATCGTTCTTCCGTTCACCAAAAATGGGGTTATCGGCGGCATTATGCTGGGGCTGGGGCGCGCGCTCGGTGAAACCATGGCGGTGACCTTTATCATCGGTAACACCTACCAGCTCGACAGCGCCTCGCTGTACATGCCGGGCAACAGTATCACCTCTGCGCTGGCCAACGAATTTGCCGAAGCGGAATCCGGTCTGCACGTTGCTGCACTGATGGAACTGGGCCTGATCCTGTTTGTGATTACCTTCATCGTCCTCGCCGCATCGAAGTTTATGATTATGCGCCTGGCTAAAAATGAGGGGACACGCTAA
- the pstA gene encoding phosphate ABC transporter permease PstA, whose amino-acid sequence MAMVEMQTTAALAESRRKMQARRRLKNRIALTLSMATMAFGLFWLIWILMSTITRGIDGMSLALFTEMTPPPNTEGGGLANALAGSGLLILWATVFGTPLGIMAGIYLAEYGRKSWLAEVIRFINDILLSAPSIVVGLFVYTIVVAQMEHFSGWAGVIALALLQVPIVIRTTENMLKLVPDSLREAAYALGTPKWKMISAITLKASVSGIMTGILLAIARIAGETAPLLFTALSNQFWSTDMMQPIANLPVTIFKFAMSPFAEWQQLAWAGVLIITLCVLLLNILARVVFAKNKHG is encoded by the coding sequence ATGGCTATGGTTGAAATGCAAACCACTGCGGCGCTGGCAGAATCTCGCCGCAAAATGCAGGCGCGTCGCCGCCTCAAAAACCGTATTGCACTGACGCTCTCGATGGCGACGATGGCCTTCGGTCTGTTCTGGCTGATCTGGATTTTAATGTCCACCATCACTCGCGGTATTGACGGTATGTCGCTGGCGCTGTTCACCGAAATGACGCCGCCGCCAAATACTGAAGGCGGTGGTCTGGCGAACGCCCTGGCGGGTAGCGGCCTGTTAATTTTGTGGGCCACGGTATTCGGTACGCCGCTGGGTATCATGGCGGGGATTTATCTGGCGGAATATGGTCGTAAATCCTGGCTGGCAGAAGTTATTCGCTTCATTAACGACATCCTGCTCTCCGCGCCGTCGATTGTGGTTGGTCTGTTTGTTTACACCATCGTGGTGGCGCAGATGGAGCACTTCTCCGGTTGGGCGGGCGTGATTGCCCTTGCGCTGTTGCAGGTGCCGATTGTTATCCGTACCACCGAGAACATGCTGAAACTGGTGCCAGACAGCCTTCGTGAGGCGGCTTATGCGCTGGGTACGCCGAAGTGGAAGATGATCTCCGCGATTACGCTGAAAGCGTCGGTATCCGGGATCATGACCGGTATCCTGTTGGCGATTGCCCGTATTGCCGGTGAAACCGCACCGCTGCTGTTTACCGCGCTCTCCAACCAGTTCTGGAGCACGGACATGATGCAGCCGATCGCCAACCTGCCGGTGACGATCTTTAAGTTTGCGATGAGTCCGTTTGCGGAATGGCAGCAATTGGCCTGGGCCGGGGTGTTGATCATTACCCTGTGCGTCCTGCTGCTGAACATTCTGGCGCGCGTTGTTTTTGCGAAGAATAAACACGGTTAA
- the pstB gene encoding phosphate ABC transporter ATP-binding protein PstB, with amino-acid sequence MSMVETAPSKIQVRNLNFYYGKFHALKNINLDIAKNQVTAFIGPSGCGKSTLLRTFNKMFELYPDQRAEGEILLDGDNILTNTQDIALLRAKVGMVFQKPTPFPMSIYDNIAFGVRLFEKLSRADMDERVQWALTKAALWNETKDKLHQSGYSLSGGQQQRLCIARGIAIRPEVLLLDEPCSALDPISTGRIEELITELKQDYTVVIVTHNMQQAARCSDHTAFMYMGELIEFSNTDDLFTKPAKKQTEDYITGRYG; translated from the coding sequence ATGAGTATGGTTGAAACTGCCCCGAGTAAAATTCAGGTTCGTAATTTGAACTTCTACTACGGCAAATTCCATGCCCTGAAAAACATCAACCTGGATATCGCTAAAAACCAGGTTACGGCGTTTATCGGGCCGTCCGGCTGCGGTAAATCGACGCTGCTGCGTACCTTCAACAAAATGTTTGAACTGTATCCGGATCAGCGTGCGGAAGGTGAAATTCTGCTCGATGGCGACAACATCCTGACTAACACTCAGGATATCGCCCTGCTTCGTGCGAAAGTGGGCATGGTGTTCCAGAAACCGACGCCGTTCCCGATGTCCATCTACGATAATATCGCCTTTGGTGTCCGTCTGTTTGAGAAGCTCTCTCGTGCCGACATGGACGAGCGCGTACAGTGGGCACTGACCAAGGCCGCATTGTGGAACGAAACCAAAGATAAATTGCACCAGAGTGGTTACTCTCTCTCTGGTGGTCAGCAACAGCGTCTGTGCATTGCACGTGGTATCGCCATTCGCCCGGAAGTGCTGCTGCTCGACGAACCGTGTTCGGCGCTCGACCCCATCTCCACCGGGCGTATTGAAGAGCTGATCACCGAACTGAAGCAGGATTACACCGTGGTGATCGTCACCCACAACATGCAGCAGGCGGCGCGTTGTTCCGACCACACGGCATTTATGTATATGGGCGAATTGATTGAGTTCAGCAACACGGACGATCTGTTCACCAAGCCAGCGAAGAAACAAACAGAAGACTACATCACCGGTCGTTACGGTTGA
- the phoU gene encoding phosphate signaling complex protein PhoU, with translation MDSLNLNKHISGQFNAELESIRTQVMTMGGMVEQQLTDAITAMHNQDSDLAKRVIEGDKNVNMMEVAIDEACVRIIAKRQPTASDLRLVMVISKTISELERIGDVADKICRTALEKFSQQHQPLLVSLESLGRHTIQMLHDVLDAFARMDIDEAVRIYREDKKVDQEYEGIVRQLMTYMMEDSRTIPSVLTALFCARSIERIGDRCQNICEYIFYYVKGQDFRHVGGDELDKLLAEKDPKA, from the coding sequence ATGGACAGTCTCAATCTTAATAAACATATTTCCGGCCAGTTCAACGCTGAACTGGAAAGCATCCGCACGCAGGTGATGACCATGGGCGGTATGGTGGAGCAACAGCTTACTGATGCCATCACCGCTATGCACAACCAGGACAGCGATCTGGCGAAGCGCGTGATCGAAGGCGACAAAAACGTCAACATGATGGAAGTCGCGATCGATGAAGCCTGCGTGCGCATTATCGCTAAACGTCAGCCGACGGCGAGCGATCTGCGTCTGGTGATGGTGATCAGCAAAACCATTTCCGAGCTGGAGCGTATTGGCGACGTGGCGGATAAAATCTGTCGCACTGCACTGGAGAAATTCTCCCAGCAGCATCAACCGTTGCTGGTAAGTCTGGAGTCTCTGGGGCGTCACACAATCCAGATGCTGCATGACGTGCTGGACGCGTTTGCGCGCATGGATATTGACGAAGCGGTGCGTATTTATCGTGAAGATAAAAAAGTCGATCAGGAGTACGAAGGTATCGTGCGCCAGCTGATGACTTACATGATGGAAGATTCGCGCACGATTCCGAGCGTACTTACCGCGCTGTTCTGTGCGCGTTCAATCGAACGTATCGGTGACCGTTGTCAGAATATCTGTGAATACATCTTCTACTACGTGAAAGGGCAGGATTTCCGTCACGTCGGCGGCGATGAGCTGGATAAACTGCTGGCAGAAAAAGATCCGAAAGCGTAA
- the yieH gene encoding 6-phosphogluconate phosphatase has protein sequence MSQIEAVFFDCDGTLVDSEVICSRAYVTMFREFGINVDLEEIFTRFKGVKLYEIIDIISKEQGVEIVRADAEHVYRAEVARLFDSELEVIAGANELLASVKVPMCVVSNGPVSKMQHSLGKLNMLHYFPEKLFSGYDIQRWKPDPALMFHAAKAMNVNVENCILVDDSSAGAQSGIDAGMEVFYFCADPHNKPIVHPKVTTFTELVQLPELWKARGWDITR, from the coding sequence ATGTCCCAGATAGAAGCGGTATTTTTCGACTGTGACGGTACGCTGGTCGATAGCGAGGTCATTTGCTCTCGTGCCTATGTCACGATGTTCAGGGAATTTGGCATTAACGTTGACCTTGAAGAAATTTTTACCCGCTTTAAAGGCGTAAAACTCTACGAAATCATCGACATCATTAGCAAAGAACAGGGCGTAGAAATAGTTCGTGCCGATGCCGAGCACGTTTACCGTGCGGAAGTGGCACGTCTGTTTGATAGCGAACTGGAGGTGATTGCGGGTGCTAACGAATTGCTGGCTAGTGTGAAAGTGCCAATGTGCGTCGTCTCTAACGGCCCGGTCAGCAAGATGCAGCATTCGCTTGGTAAGCTCAACATGCTGCACTATTTCCCGGAAAAGTTGTTCAGTGGCTATGACATCCAACGCTGGAAGCCCGACCCGGCATTAATGTTCCATGCCGCAAAAGCGATGAATGTGAACGTTGAAAACTGCATTCTGGTCGATGACTCCAGCGCCGGTGCGCAGTCAGGAATCGATGCCGGTATGGAGGTGTTTTACTTCTGCGCTGACCCGCATAATAAGCCGATCGTTCATCCGAAAGTCACTACCTTTACTGAGCTGGTTCAGTTACCGGAGCTCTGGAAGGCTCGTGGCTGGGATATTACTCGGTAA